Part of the Streptomyces sp. HSG2 genome, GCGCGTCCGCCACGGGCACGTGGGCGAGGTCCCTGCGATGGTGCAGTCGCGCCAGCGACAGCGGCACGACGAGGACCCCGATCCCCGCCGCCACCAACCGCACCGCGTCGTCCGTGGTCTCGGGGCGTTCCCGAGCAGGCAGGCCGGGCGACGGTCGCCACCCCAGTACGTCGTCGAGGGGGTTCAGGACGATCTCGTCGGCCATGTCGTCCGCCGTCACCTCGTCGACGGCGGTGAACACGTGGTCTCGTGGCACGACGGCCACGGTGGTCTCGGTGTACAGCGGGATCGCGCTCAGCACCGTCCGGTCCACGGGAAGCCGCACCAGGCCCACGTCCGCGGCACGGCCCAGCAGCACGTCCGCGGCGTCGGCGGCCTCCACCTGCTCCAGGGAGAGCGGCACGCCGGGAAGCCGC contains:
- a CDS encoding LysR substrate-binding domain-containing protein, producing the protein MTGSAGPPSFRLAYVPGVMPGKWAGVWRERLPGVPLSLEQVEAADAADVLLGRAADVGLVRLPVDRTVLSAIPLYTETTVAVVPRDHVFTAVDEVTADDMADEIVLNPLDDVLGWRPSPGLPARERPETTDDAVRLVAAGIGVLVVPLSLARLHHRRDLAHVPVADAPRSSVALSWPEDGHTDLVEEFIGIVRGRTVNSTRGRGRTPGARDAERATPRRDSREGGGSAGSPTGGRPSARDPRRGSGAGGSRGRGRPRRRS